A window of Rhododendron vialii isolate Sample 1 chromosome 11a, ASM3025357v1 genomic DNA:
tctctctctctctctctctctctctctctctctctccattgacaACAACCTTTTAAATCCTCTTCTTATGCAGAAACATACACTTAAATTTAACAACTAGTAATCAACAATATCTACTTATCTTCGAACATGGACTGAACAGCAATTGGAGCGAGAAAAAGGTCGGTAAAGCATTAAAATGTGTTCTTTGGGTTTGTAAATCTGGGATTTCTTAACCTTTTACTCCTTATCTGCCATACAAGATTGGCCTTTAGGTGTTATGCTCTGCTAATACTATTCTGTGTACGCCATTAGTTAagtttttgctgatttttcatcTTTAGAAGTGCTACTGAGCAGTGCTTTTACAGCACATTAAGtactactttttttctttttcctgaacAAAAAAAGTAGTTTAAGTATGCAATGACTGAATTTACGTAAGGAATCAGTAAATTGTTTGCTTTGTTGTGGGATAGATTTGGTGATGGATCAGAGTCTCCGACGAAAACCCCCCGACAGATTTGGGGATGGATCAGAGTCATAACAAGATTAGGTTGGATTTGAGGACATGGGTAACGGGAAGGGGAGAGACGAGCTTATTTAGACGGAAGAGAGAAAAGTAAGCATGGTTAACCTTTAATGACTTTTGTTTAATAGGGGGGGTTAATATGAAGGACAAAAAACGCAAAAAGCCAATTTCCGCTAACATTGTTTGCTAACGCAAAAAGCCAATTTCTGCTAATGCAAAAACGCATTACAAAACACGATGCCCTtgcagagctcaatggaaaaagCAGATTCATGTAGAGATCCCAATTGATTGGTctttaaggctctgtttggtttggttgtttgGTCGAAAAATCTAACCTTCAGGTCAATGTCATTGCAGAAACTTATATTTGAAGTTCAGGTACCTCACTGAGAGAGTTCAATGTAATTTACCCTTTTATTCTTGTAGTTCTAGGTTGGGTCTCCTAGACAATGTGTATATCATTCAAACTCTTCCCTTCTACACAAGGCATTGTTAGTGTAGTAAACTGGAAGCTGAACAATTTATTATAGTGTTCGTAAAAGGATTGCAAGTACTTTAAGACGATTCCTCTTTTTTCTTGAAATGATAAATTTGGATGTTCTCAACATCGAGCTTCTTGAAATTACTGCGCTTTTTGGTAGCAAAGAACTTCCCCCAGTTGTATGCCTGGTACTTGACCTGGTCTTGCTCTGTTATCAGCTCCTCTAGAGGCTCTACCATGACATTACAGTCTGGATTGAAGAAGAAGGGTATCGAGAATCTTTCCTTCTCAGAGTTCACCATTACCCTGTGCTCAACACTCTCATACCTGTCATTGCTCCATACCTGTTCAACAATTTCCCATGTACGCATATGTTCAGCTCCTACTTGTGTGGTAATTTAGGTGGTGATCGAGTTTATTTTGTAGTTCAAGAAATGGCACCTGAATGATGTCACCAACATTAACAATATAAGCCTGGGGAGTGGGTTTGACGCGAATCCACTCTCCATCCATTTTCCTCTTTACTTGGAGTCCTCCAACATCATCTTGTGCTAGGATTGTTAAGGCTCCAGCATCCTTGTGTCGTGTAACGCCCAAAGCTAGGTGAGGGATCGGACAAGGTGGATAGTGATTGAGCCTGGTGAAGCTGGTATGGTCGTTGAAGAAGACACTTAATCGGTTTGCTTTCAAGCCTAAGCTCAGTGAGATGAGTTCCAACAACTTGTGAGCCAATTTCTCCATTTCCTCGGCATATTCTTCAAATGCCTCCCTGGTAGTCAAGACAATTTAGTCAGCTGACTCAGCTCACCTCCCTCAATCTTTAATAGAATAATTTGTTGCACTAGTATTTTGGATCATCATTTACCGATCTTTTCCCGGAGtttcccctcccctccccaaTCCCAATCATATCTATTCCCGGGTACTCTGCCACTAATAGATCAATTAGCTCATCAGGTTTGAATTTGCGGTTGCTCCATTTCAAGCATGATATACCTTGTGTTTTGTTGCATTTTTCATGGTTGTCCTATTTGAGTTAGTCAATATTGCAATCTGTGTCAATGTGCACAAAACTACACATGCTAATTTTTGATGCCATAGTTTCTTGTGATAGGTCACAATTAATCATCTCATTTATTGATGCCATAGTTTCTTATGCTCAAATAGGATTAAAATCTCGACTGTTACCTCAATTCAGGAGGGTACTCAGGCCACCTATTAACCACCTCCTTGAGTCCATTGTCACCAGCCTCATGTGAAGCCGGTATAACAGTTGGGTTCTTCACCGTCATATCAAACACCTCTTTCCAGTCCCTTACATTCTTGGTCACCTCACTATCATAATAACCCTGTGGATTCACCTCATCCCTCCTGACCTTCAGCTTCTCCTCTGTTGACTGTGCAAAGAACTTTTTTGATGCCAACTcgagtttttctctcttttccaatGGCACCCCGTGGTTGATAACTTGGAAAAAACCCCAGTTCTTACAGGCATCCCCTATCTCTTCTGCTAGAGTTTCAATGGAACTAGGGTCAGAGGGCAAATCATGAGAGTTAAAAACGGAGAGGTTGATCAACGGGATGCCTTCAGCTTCAGTGATGGCTAGTTTAGGCCTGTGTTCAACTGCTTGAATGAAAGATTGATCTACCTCTCCCATGGCTCAAGAATACTTTTGGCTAACCCTAGGAAAGAGGCTGTTTTCTAGGTGCAAAATGAGGCTAGTGGTTACACAGTTATATCATGTGAGTGTGTGGGAAGATTTATATTGAACCTGGACATATTTTGTGACCATGTGTGATGAGGTTGCTAAGGTAGGTTGGTTTCTTAGGATTCCTCGAAGTTTTGCTTGTCTGTCTTGACTGggaaattttttgtttgctttcgtttaaaaaaaatgaaataggaCCAAACAAGGCAAAAAAGAGTCTAAAGTTAAAGTTACATATATGTTTAGAATGCGTAATAGCATATGTCAGCTGGTCATATTATATAGTATTGGAATTGGATCTACCTTGTGAGAGATGACAAACCCATGAGAGAGACAACCGACTGTGAGAGCCCAAGTGGCTAGGGTTTTCCCATGTgccatgttttgtttgaagTCATCCATGACAAATCTGGATGCCTCCCTCCCCTATATATTGTATTGAATGCTCAGAGAGTGAGTGTGTGGCTGACGGCTGTACAATGTAGTCTGAGAGGGTGAGGTGGAGTGAGGGGGAGCTGGAGTTGCTCCCCGGAGAGTTTTTCGTCTCTGTATGTTTGTGAATATATAAGGGAGTTTTTTCTAGAATTGATGTGTGTCTTTTGCAATTGGTGATCCATGGTAGTTGTGactttctttattttctgatTACCTACTCCACATCAATTTGTGAATAAGCACCTCTCTTTTAGTTCGTTTTGTTTGGCGATCTGATTGAGAGTTGATGATAATACTACGGCTTAATGTTTGGTTCCTGTTAAAACCCATTATTTAGATTGAGAGACGGGAATGTCTATACAAAACCAAACGACATGGAACTAACAACTGTTCATGTGGGCATTATGCTTCTGTGAAAGTCAGAATGATTTCAGAAGCCAAGAATGAGACTTACATGTAAAGGAACAACAAACTCGGCAATCAAAGAAACttgttgaaagttgaaactcaCTAAATGAGAATATCTGTCTCTAATTGATGTGGCTAATGTTGCCAGATATTGCCAAACTTACATTCAAAAGAAGGAAACCAAATAGATATGGTTCATAAATCACCGTTGTACTTTCATTGGCTTTCAATCCTTATGTGCTAATGCATTGCATTTTATTAGGTTGGCCTAGTGCTTTCATTAATATCCTTGTTGGCCTGCCAATATCGATTTTCATGGAATTTAGACCATCTTGTCAAGACAAATGTTGAATTTCAAGTtgaagaaatccatctttctgaAAATTTCTCACACTTCAGTTGGTTAAGTAGAAAGACGCTATTACCAATTGTACATTTCATTACAGGAATATCATTCGAGTTTCTCCAAAATGTCTGATACAAACTTACCCATGCTTCCAAAAGTTTCACACACTATGGATTGTCGAAGAAAAGCTAGAACAGCCCCTTATTGCTTCTACATTATATCCAATGCATTACTCTGATTTCCTGAAATGATAAATTTGGATGTTTTCCACATGAAGCTTCTTGAAATTACTGAGGTTTCTGGCACTGACAAACTTTCCCCAGTTGAATGCCTTGTACTTGGCAGGGTTTTCTTCATTCACAAGTTCCGCCACTGGCTCCAGCACAGTGTAATGTGCTGGGTTGAAGAAGAATGGAATGGAAAACCTATCCCTCTCAGAGTTCACTGTCACCCTGTGCTCCACACTCTCATATTTGTCATTGCTCCATACCTGTACAGATGTAGAATTGGTGAAGACAAGTGAAGTAAGTAGATGCAACAGATATGCCTACTGGTTGTTTCAGGGAAAGTGATACTACTACCTAATCACCCTTTAATTTTGACGAATTTCCTATGATTAGCTTTTCGTACTAGTTGGTGACAAAGTGTATGGAAGTTCAGTTTTCATAATCAGTGCACCAGAATCTCGCTTTACTACAAGCTCTAAAAATGTAGGAGTAGGTAACCCGACTTTTTTCTGTAGAGTCTGATTCGTATGGCAATGCGAGAGCGAGATTCTTGTGCACTGATTATGATGCCAGAAGCAGCCTTAACCCAACTttttattgtgtgtgtgtgcagaGTCTGATTCTTCTGATATAAACTCGCGCCACAAAGGTTAGAGCTGGTTAAACTGACCATTGTGATTTTTTGCACTCTTTGTAACTTAGAAGATGTAATGTTCTGTAAAGGTCATCCCTTCAAGGTAGTTTACCTGAATGATATCACCCACATTCACAATGTAGGCATCTGGGGTGGGCTTAACACGGATCCATTCTCCATCTGTTTTTCGCTTTACTTCCAGGCCTCCGACATCGTCTTGAGCGAGGACAGTCAAGCCACCGGCATCCTTGTGGTGACCGACTCCAAGGGCTAGGTGAGGAATGGGGCAGCGCGGATAGTAGTTGAGGCGCAGAAAGCTGGTTTGGTCTTTGAAGAAATTGTTGAACCGACTTTCAGGCAAACCTAAGCTCAGGGAGATGAGTTCTAACAACTTGTAAGACAGTTTTTCAGTTTCTCTAGTGTACTCTTCACATGCATCCCTGGTGGAAAACAGGCTATGAGGTCACATAATTCATTTGCCAGTATCTATTTTTATGTACTATACATGCATCCCTGGTGGAAAACAGGCTATGAGGTCACATAATTCATTTGCCAGTATCTATTTTTATGTACTATACATCCACAGACACTCTTACGTGGTTACCTGAAGTTAGGAGGGAATTCAGGCCATTGATTGTGCAGCATCGTTAATTCTTTGTCACCGGGTTCAGGAGAAGCCGGTATCACAGTCGGAACTTCGACGACAAAATCAAATACTTCTTTCCAGTCCCTCACGTTCTTGGTGTGCTCACCGTCATAATAACCCATCGGATTCAGCTCATCTCTCCTCACCCTGCTCTTGTCTTCCATCGACTGACCAAAGAACTTCCTCGAAACAGATTCTATTTTCTCGCGACATTCCAGCGGAACTCCGTGGTTGATCACCTGGAAAAACCCCCACTTCTCGCAAGCGTCACCTATCTCGGCTACAAGGCTAGCGATGGCGTCTGAGTTAGAAGAGTTCAAAGCAGAGAGATCAATCAGTGGGATGCCTTCAGCTTCTAAAGTGCTGGTGGGTTTGGGCCTGTGTTCAGTGGATTGGATGAATGCTGATGAATCAACCACCTCCCCCATAGTTGAGAGTTGAGTTGCAGCCACATGTGTTGGGAGGGGGAGTACATATTTTTGGGCACATATATAAATTAGGAAGATGTGGTAGGTATGTGATGTGACATTGAATCTGGACAGGTTTTTTAGAATCGGGGGGTTAGTAAAAAAGTCTGTGTGATTTGGAGCAtgatgtgtttttgttttttccctcaAGAAAACTCAACCACCCAAAATTTCCCAATTTTCTCACCTATCTATCAATCAAAACCAAAACGTCTCTTAACCTGGTAACTTAAAATGACCAAGTTCAACATTTTTAACATCAAAGCTTCTCAAGTTCGGTATCCCAACTGCGATTATTAGGACGTTTTAATGCTGAATTGCaagcacctttttgttgaaataTTAAACTTAATAAAATTGGGGGATGTGACTAGCTGCCCATGCGTGGATTGGCTTGAAGGAAGAAGCAGCAAAATGGAACTTAGCTTCGGCAGCAGGATTTGACATTGGAGTGTTCACACAGTGGTGTGAAACCACTGAAttccctatatatatgtgtatcatTAGCAGTGTTTAAGTGTGGGAagtgaaagagagaaaagagagggagagagtgagaaagagggagcccCTGTGGGGGACTCCCCCACCACCAGTGGATGTGAGAAATAGAGATGTGAGAGGTGTAAATTTTTTGTAGGTgtgtttttgttaaaaatcaaTAAAGTTGAGATTGTACACTGCATGAATTTGTGTCGCTTCAGCTTTCCAACACTTTTGTGATGCAATAAATTGCAACAAAGGTAATGGTGAGATAAAAAGAATTATGAATCAGAAACCAATATAAACTAGATAGAGCTCATATTTTCCTTGCATCATTGGTAGAGCGCAAGAGGAACATGTTGTCATGGTCTAAAGGCAATGGACTTTTCGATTTCTGAAAAGTAAAAGATGAAATCAACTGATCAAGAGATCATTGCAtataaaaattacaaacaattttCCTTCACAAGGACCCCAGTTTACAAAccgtgtgtgtatgtgttttcTTTTGTGAAACTAAAAATGGTTACAACAAATAGAAAAGTTGCTAATGGCGTACTACTTAATAGCCTGGAAACATTGGCGGTGGCGGCGATGAGTATTCGGCTCCCAAGTTTGGCGGGAGGGCGACGTCGTCGAAGCTTGGCGGCGGTGGGGATAGGACAGGggtaggaggaggaggaggagataaagttggtggaggtggtggggAGTGGACAGGAGGTGGTGGGGAGAAGACAGGTGGTGGTGGGGAGTGGACGGGAGGTGGTGGGGAGAAGacaggtggtggtggagaatgTGCTGGTGGTGGGGGTGAGGGAAGTGGAGGTGGTGGGGAGTGGACGGGAGGTGGTGGGGAGAAGATAGGTGGGGGTGGGGACTGAACTGGTGGGGGGAAAGGTGGCGAAGGAGAATGAAGTGGAGGAGGTGGTGAGGATACGGGTGGTGGAGGTGAGAAAATTGGAGGTGGTGGGGATTGAGCGGGCGGTGGAGGAGAGTGgaccggtggtggtggggagtGAACGGGTGGTGGAGGAGAGTGGACCGGTGGGGGTGGGGAGTGAACGGGCGGTGGAGGAGAGTGGACCGGGGGTGGTGGGGATTGAACCGGTGGCGGTGGGAATTGGACTGGGGGCGGTGGGGATTGAACTGGTGGTGGAGGAGAGTGAACCGGTGGGGGTGGGGATTGGACTGGGGGCGGTGGGGATTGAACTGGTGGTGGAGGAGAGTGGACCGGAGGTGGTGGAGAGTGGACTGGGGGCGGTGGGGATTGAACCAGAGCTGGTGGAGAGTGGACTGGGGGTGGTGGTGATTGAACCGGTGGTGGAAGTGCGTGGACCACTGGTGGTGGGGATTGAACTGGTGGCGGAAGAGAAAGGACCGGTGGTTGTGGGGTTTGAACTGGTGGAGGCGATGACAAAACCGGTGTTGGAGCTGGAGTGGGAGCCTGAACTGGAGGTGGTGGCTTAGAAATGGAATGTGGAGGGTAATTAGTATTTGGTGGTTGGGGAGGGGATGAGGTTTTGGGTGGAGGGGTAGATGGCGTTGAAGTAGGTGGCTTTACTGTAGGAGGTGGAACGGAAGGTCTAGGAGGTTCAACGGATGGTTTTGGAGTAGGTGGCTTGATTGTAGGTGGAGGATCAGGTTTGGGGTTGGGGAACGGTTTTGGCGTAGGGCTTGATGGGGTAGGATGTTCAGGAACCGGAGGTGAGGGTGGTAGTGGTTTTGGTGTTGATGGGGTAGTAACCGGTGGGGATGGGGTTGGTGGCTTAAGATTAGGAGGTGGAACGGAAGCCTTAGGAGGTGGAATGGAGGCCTTAGGCGGTGGGTTTGCTTTTGGTGTTGGTGTTGGGTTAGGCGTTGGGACGGATGGGGTGGGAGGGTGAGGTTTCGGTGTTGGGATAGGCGTCGGGACAGATGGGGTGGGAGGGTGAGGTTTTGGTGTTGGGTTGGGCGTCGGGATGGATGGGATGGGAGGGTGAGGTTTCGGTGTCGGGACAGATGGGGTGGGAGGGTGAGGTTTGGGTGTTGGGTTAGGCGTCGGGACGGATGGGGTGGGAGGGTGAGGTTTCGGTGTTGACGGGGTATTATGAGGTGGCGATGGAGTGGGTTTTGGTGGATGTGGTTTCGGTGTTAGTGGGACGTGATTATGACTTTTTGGTGGTTTCGGTTTGGGGTGATCCTCCGGGGCGGGATTTTCAGGATTAGCTCTACATTGCTTGCTGCAATCAACAGGCTTAGAAACCACAGGCAAGCAAGTTCCCTCTGGCTTTTGGTTCGTCCTTCCCTCCAAACAGTTTCCTCCGTCATAAAACGCCATGTGCTTCGGGGGTGGATAGCACGCCTTACCCTCTTTCTTGAAATAGTTTTCGGACAATGTGAAGTTCTTCAAGCTTGGCAATGTGCAAATGGTGTCGGGAACGAATCCCGTTAACCTGTTGTTTGAGAAGTCCAAGACCTCAACCATCTTTAGGCCCCCAAAGCCCGTTGGCAACACCCCCGTGAATTTATTGCTGCTGAGATCGATGACCGACGCGTTTGCTAGTAGCCCGATCTCACTAGGCACGCAACCGCCCAGGCTGTTGTTAGAGAAAATGATCTCGTTCAGGTTTGCCATGTTACCAATGCTCTTTGGGATGCAACCGCTGAGCTTGTTGTTAGCGAACACCGCCACTGAAACAGTCGACTTGCCGAGAGTTTCGGGGATGGTGGAGGTGAACCGGTTGTTGTTGAGAAACAACGCGTCCAACTCCAGCTCGAATAGTTCCGGGGGCAACGGCCCTTCAAAATCATTATACCTGAGATCAAGGTACACTAGGCTTGGAATAGCCAAAACGACCTTCGGGAATGGACCAACAAAGCGGTTGTTGCTAACGTCTAATTCTTTTAGGAGGTGGAGCTTGTTGAAGCCCTCTGGGATGATTCCACAGAACCTGTTTGAGTTAATGTGGAACAAGGCAATGTCCGTCAAGAGCTCTAGTTCAGGAGGTAGATGCCCGGCAATGTCACCGTGGTTAATATCAATCCCGGCAACAACGCTCAACGAGGGGTCATCTAGCGCTGGAGAACAGAAAACACCATAATAGGAACACACATCGGGTCCAACCCAACTTTCAGTCATGTTGAATGGGTCGGAGAAAATAGAGTTTTTCCATGCCTGGAGAGCCTTGTAGGCCCTCTTGAGcctcaagttttcaaattttaattgaaCATCAATCTCTTGAGCAGTCGAAGAGAGAGACGAAAACGAAgataggaggagagagaagagaaggaaGCAGCCGAAGGCCTTCATCTTTTGAGGGTTAGACAAGGAGACCTCCTTGGACAGGCCCAAGGCTGCTTATAGAAGTTCTAATGGGGGGTTGAGGGTGTTATATGGAGGTTCTTGGGAAGGAGATGATGGAGGTCCTCCAATTTTTTAGCCATGGGATTGATGGTTCTCATTGAAAAGCACAAAATTTGGCTGTGCATACAGTTGTACGTTGGGCACAAATTTAGGGGGGTTTGTTCCGGAGATGGCAACGGCTACAATTTGCCAACAACCAAGTCTTCCCCCGACAAAGCTGGACAAGCAGATTTGGGCTATAGATAGAATCACCTCTATGACCACCACAGAACAACCATGTCTATTTCTGGTGTTACCTTTTTATTCGGTTTCATCGACTATAAGTGGAAGATCCAAATAGGGAACTGAGACGTACCATAAGAAATCAGCACCCGACCCATTTGGAGCTTCTTATTGGTCAGGGAATGTCACTTGGTGGCTGCTAAGTAATTGGCTTGCTACCGATGAgcgtgtggattttgaaaaagaaacctGCATATGCTGAGAGTAAAGCTTCTTTGGTTCATGCCAATTATCTCTATCTTGAGTCCTTTTCCCAGTTGAATGCAGTATGCAATTGCCATGAAACAGAAATCAACCTCTGCGTTTTCAGCAGAAACTTATTAATCAGGCAATCAGCACAAGGGCTAATCAAATATACTCAAAAGCCACGCAGAAAAAAAACTTCGGACAAACAGATAATTGAAACGAAAAAACGTCCACAACTATGATCTGAGTTCTGATTTCTCACTCCCCTAATGCATTATTCTCCAATCCTCGATCGAAGTTGTGTTCCCCGGGCATTGTTCCATGAAAAAGTTCTGAGTTTGCATCTAATTTCCCTGCTGTTTACTTCCAGGATACCAAATTTAACTCTAGCAGATACGATATTCACACCACTTCCTCTATTCTGATGCATCACTTGTCCTGGATTTGAGTTTGACAtaccaaaatccaaaacaccAACAAACATAGCCACATCATAGCTCAAAATATTACTATCAAACATAAGATAAACAGAGGCCACTGATTGAAATAAAGGAGTTTTATTTGGACAATAAGTTTGAACCACTACTACTCACCCTGAAATATACACAGAAACCAACTCAAGCTCCCAAATTCACACACTTGACCAAAATATTCCCAGAGAACAACCTAAGCATTACAGAATACTTCCTAAAGATAATGTCGACGAGTTCATATGTACATAAGTATACATATACTAATATCGTATTAGTCTCCCCAATCGTGATCAGGCCTAGGTGTGTGCCAAGGAGGGTACACCCTCATGGCTCTGAGCAGCCTAGCGTGTGGTGAGTCTGCCATTCTagctttctcttcttcttcgagCTCTTCTATGGATTTCGGCATCCATTCCGGCACATATTTAGGTTCCTCTTTCACTTTCGCTTTCTCTTCATTCAATGCCTTAGGACCAGCTCCACTGGTCTCCTTCTTCGTTTTCTCTTCATTCAAAGTGTTTGTAGATCCATTGCTTTCCTTTAACCTTCTGTGAGATGCTGAAAACATGTGCAAGGAGCTGATCATAGATTCTATTCCATCTCCACTCGATAATTTAATCATTCTCTCCACCTCCCTTTTTGGAAGTTCTCTCTGGAAATTTACGTAACAATAAAATGGTTAAGTGCAGGAAGAtgaaattacccaaaaaaatatttcttctgTCCCGCAAAGTtcactcaataaaaaaaaaggtgcaatatttGCATAAAGAAGTAAATTACTTCTCTGCATAATTATTAAGAAGTTTCGCACCAATTTAAAGATCTGAATTTGTTCTTTAAATTGGCACGAAACATCTTAAAAATTATGCACAcaaataatttacttttgttatgaaaaattatactatgattttttcttaaagagCTAGCTTTGCAGGACTGGACTACACAAAAGTAAGAACCTAAGAAGCAATAACCATCACCGTGAGAAAAGCCCAAATTGATTTTCTAGGTTTGTATGCAGTCGAAATACGCATCTCCTACATCATCAAGTTAACACAGGGAAGGTAGATGATAACGAATTAAGGCTGAAAATTCACACTTTCTTTAATAGATGCAAACACTCTGTTTGTCCGTCACGTCAAGTGATGTTCCATAGCTCTTCATGACCACAAATTCACATAGTACCCAACCACTTAGTCATGGCATCCGCGTGTATATGTAGCGGTTGAGATTACTTAATAGTTTTTCGTTGCTCTGAAAATGCCTAAATACCCTGTTCAATCAACTTCAATGGACTCTCCCCTCTGTAACGTAAATTTAAAATGATGGTCTGTTTTGCAGTTGGGTGAATGTAGACGTCaaagaaagttcaaaacaaagCAGCAATGCAAGtttttggcttggttgattTGGCTTTGAAATAAATTCAAGATTATAACATGGCAGTAATAAtgggtacccaaaaaaaaagagagaatacgaatggagagagagagagagagagagagagagagagagagagattacttCGAGATCATGAAGTTCGGAGACGGCTCTCCAACAGCTTAAGCAAGGGTCTCCTTCGAGCGTCAAACAATGATCTGGACACCACATGAATACATAAGAGTTTACAGACTTAAATAATTCAGCCCCAAATTTAAAACAAATTGATCAACTCAACTCTCGGATCAATTTACCCATATCTCAACTCATGTGGAGGACAGACACATGGGGTGCCCGGTACCCTTCAAATAATTGTACTAGTTTTACggattaattttgaaaaattctacAGAATTGATCCCTCAAGTCCcataggtgttttttttttaaatttttatagcATGCGTGCAAAAACCTCCAATAATTCTAAGTTATCAACTTTTTAAAGTTGCAGGTGTAAAATTAAACGGCAGTTGCAAACACACACAATTTTATAGCAATACATAACCTTTCTTTCAATGCCTTCAGTGATCTTACATCGAACAAGATGGGGCTCACTTTCGTCCTTGCTCATTCAATTGAACTTAAGTAACGTGGCCAGCCCGGTCAACGGGATTCTAGCTTTACATGAATGTGTCTCCCCCTCTGTTTATGTGAGTTTGATACACGTGATATGAAATATACCTTTTGTTATTAATGTAAAAATAATGGAATGCACCCACTAGCTTGTTGGCCTATCAAGAAGCAAGAAGCAACAAGTGAGTAAGATTAAGATGAGTACAATTGAAATGAGAATGtagaggtggatgtgtggtaagactaggagAGAGCCTCGCCTAGCCCGGTGTCACGCCATGCCTTGCATAGCCATGGCTTTGCCTTGCTACCCGTCCAAAAGCCATGCCTTGCAATTTTTCCTTTCTCGTGTTATGTAGTGTAGCTTGTCGTGCCAGTTGAAAAGCACATGCCGTTTGAAGACCACTTTGGATGCCGTGATACGAAAGAACTTGGGCTTACTGAATTTAAATGAACAGGTAGCCCTAGACAAGGCTCCGCTCGGATTGGTTTGTATTTGGCAACGAAGAGAGGTATTCCAGACCAGCTTGCAGTATTCTCGTTTGTTTGTGCTTTCAATTTCTTAGGGACATTTTTGTATCCCCAGATTTCGTAACGTTTGGAATGTTCCACGCGAAAGATGAAGAATGATATAACTGAATTTacca
This region includes:
- the LOC131308350 gene encoding protein DMR6-LIKE OXYGENASE 2-like; amino-acid sequence: MGEVDQSFIQAVEHRPKLAITEAEGIPLINLSVFNSHDLPSDPSSIETLAEEIGDACKNWGFFQVINHGVPLEKREKLELASKKFFAQSTEEKLKVRRDEVNPQGYYDSEVTKNVRDWKEVFDMTVKNPTVIPASHEAGDNGLKEVVNRWPEYPPELREAFEEYAEEMEKLAHKLLELISLSLGLKANRLSVFFNDHTSFTRLNHYPPCPIPHLALGVTRHKDAGALTILAQDDVGGLQVKRKMDGEWIRVKPTPQAYIVNVGDIIQVWSNDRYESVEHRVMVNSEKERFSIPFFFNPDCNVMVEPLEELITEQDQVKYQAYNWGKFFATKKRSNFKKLDVENIQIYHFKKKEESS
- the LOC131308351 gene encoding jasmonate-induced oxygenase 2-like codes for the protein MGEVVDSSAFIQSTEHRPKPTSTLEAEGIPLIDLSALNSSNSDAIASLVAEIGDACEKWGFFQVINHGVPLECREKIESVSRKFFGQSMEDKSRVRRDELNPMGYYDGEHTKNVRDWKEVFDFVVEVPTVIPASPEPGDKELTMLHNQWPEFPPNFRDACEEYTRETEKLSYKLLELISLSLGLPESRFNNFFKDQTSFLRLNYYPRCPIPHLALGVGHHKDAGGLTVLAQDDVGGLEVKRKTDGEWIRVKPTPDAYIVNVGDIIQVWSNDKYESVEHRVTVNSERDRFSIPFFFNPAHYTVLEPVAELVNEENPAKYKAFNWGKFVSARNLSNFKKLHVENIQIYHFRKSE